A genomic segment from Gavia stellata isolate bGavSte3 chromosome 4, bGavSte3.hap2, whole genome shotgun sequence encodes:
- the LRRC17 gene encoding leucine-rich repeat-containing protein 17, with translation MQVVTIILLLLLCKASDCRKTRNRSLRNNERENILRKASSTVKRNARGLPCDIYTYLHEKYLDCQERKLIFVAPDWPEDLKHMLLARNRIRKLKNNMFSKYKVLKSLDLQQNDITKIESEAFFGLNKLTTLLLQHNQIKSLSEEIFIYTPSLNYLRLYDNPWHCNCELETLVTMLQVPTNRNLGNYAKCVQPIELKNQKLKQIKAEQLCSEEDSQDPQNIKQEKPEALKPEFDSSLCHMYVFPVPTLNCKRKDLKKIPGNIPPDIVKLDLSNNKIRQLRAKEFEDVSELKILNLNSNGIAYIDPAAFSGLSNLEELDLSNNSLQNFEYGVLEDLYFLKILWLRENPWRCDYNIHYLFYWLKHHYNVHYNGLECKMPEEYKGWSVGKYVRSYYEECPKDKLPIYPETFDLDKDDEEWERHKEQSVQTVKKHGVIVTVIG, from the exons ATGCAAGTAGTTACTATTATACTACTACTCCTTCTTTGTAAAGCATCTGACTGTAGGAAGACAAGGAATAGGAGTCTAAGAAACAATGAAAGGGAAAACATCTTAAGGAAAGCATCTAGTACTGTTAAGCGCAATGCCCGAGGCCTGCCATGTGATATATACACTTATCTTCATGAGAAATACCTAGAttgtcaggaaagaaaattgatTTTTGTGGCACCTGATTGGCCAGAGGATTTAAAACACATGCTGCTAGCAAGAAACAGGATTCGTAAATTGAAGAATAATATGTTTTCCAAGTATAAAGTACTGAAAAGTCTGGATTTACAACAGAATGATATAACAAAAATTGAGAGCGAGGCTTTTTTTGGCTTGAATAAACTTACCACACTCTTACTTCAGCATAACCAAATTAAGAGTTTATCCGAggagatttttatttatacGCCCAGTCTAAACTACCTACGTCTTTATGATAATCCTTGGCATTGCAACTGTGAACTAGAAACTCTTGTTACAATGCTACAGGTTCCAACAAACAGGAATTTGGGAAATTATGCCAAGTGTGTGCAACCAAtagaactgaaaaatcaaaagctaAAGCAGATAAAAGCTGAGCAGCTATGTAGTGAAGAGGACAGTCAGGACCCCCAAAACATAAAACAGGAGAAGCCTGAAGCTCTCAAACCAGAATTTGATTCCTCTTTGTGCCACATGtatgtgtttcctgtaccaactctgaactgcaaaagaaaag atttaaagaaaattccagGTAACATACCTCCAGATATAGTTAAACTTGATTTGTCCAACAACAAAATTAGACAACTACGAGCCAAAGAGTTTGAAGATGTCAGTGAACTGAAGATATTAAACCTAAACAGTAATGGAATAGCTTACATTGATCCTg CTGCTTTCTCAGGCCTCAGTAACTTAGAGGAGCTGGATCTATCGAACAACAGCTTGCAGAATTTTGAATATGGAGTACTGGAAGATCtttactttctgaaaatactgtggCTGAGAGAGAATCCTTGGAGATGTGATTACAACATTCATTATCTTTTCTACTGGTTGAAGCATCACTACAATGTTCACTACAATGGCCTAGAATGCAAAATGCCTGAGGAATACAAAGGATGGTCTGTTGGAAAATATGTTCGAAGTTACTATGAGGAGTGCCCAAAAGACAAGCTGCCCATTTATCCAGAAACTTTTGATCTGGACAAAGATGATGAGGAATGGGAACGACACAAAGAACAATCAGTTCAAACAGTAAAGAAGCATGGTGTAATTGTCACTGTGATAGGCTAA